The proteins below are encoded in one region of Penicillium psychrofluorescens genome assembly, chromosome: 4:
- a CDS encoding uncharacterized protein (ID:PFLUO_006364-T1.cds;~source:funannotate) gives MTPRRSSRARLTQPSPTLLQQVNSSSSSQSMARERSTRSNHKGPSPQGSSGQRSQSIDDGESGSKNDLPHTRQRQRARDDEDPDPPREQDEDDPEEDEEEEITRCLCGSQEYPGLPPSRREAVGRGGKNPESGLPPTDSSDILSDDVGSMFIQCDLCKVWQHGGCVGIMDEEMSPDEYFCEECRKDLHKIQGESNGQRSSTYLPVAPLATLSPAPSSPASSRDTSRRSKDPKLRLSEGAMSSTKRRSTMNSRDAAYDEEELIRRAIEESKEDNKSSDDETTIRRGKRSRSDSEANREGTKRQRTASPSPGPASKQNNATSLPPSDDESKAKSTSNGTRRQRAASRGQKEMAKELEEVETEAQRRKERSSRRRGEESENGSVSPVKPAPVEPEPSQASPITPTPQEPAPARQSTRKSGRPGARRGGRVGRNQYTKDRDVNGTGTESANSPRRGQSHDVGGDSPRVGTTGPNGVHMNGGESGRPSKPRHMHPQRTTMNEMKRRVAAILEFISRMQLEMAVASENSSTPTGNGDQANGLLLKSMVDQIESAMPLAASEGGDSGPATTDGDGDALAREKDFKELSSVEMMDVLTRHLLKWQQEYGKFGER, from the exons ATGACCCCTCGTCGCTCCTCCCGAGCTCGCCTTACCCAGCCTTCTCCTACCCTCCTCCAGCAGGtcaactcctccagctcctcccaATCCATGGCGAGGGAACGAAGTACCCGGTCGAACCATAAAGGCCCTTCTCCGCAGGGATCGTCTGGTCAGCGGTCCCAGTCCATCGACGATGGCGAAAGCGGCTCGAAAAATGACCTCCCACACACGCGGCAGCGTCAACGCGCCCgcgacgacgaagacccCGATCCACCCCGCGAACAAGACGAAGATGACCccgaagaggatgaggaggaagaaattACCCGATGTCTCTGCGGCTCGCAGGAATATCCGGGTTTGCCTCCCTCTCGTCGTGAGGCCGTCGGTCGCGGCGGCAAGAACCCCGAATCGGGACTCCCGCCCACCGACTCGTCGGACATCCTGTCGGACGATGTTGGCAGCATGTTCATTCAGTGTGACTTGTGTAAAGTGTGGCAGCACGGTGGCTGTGTGGGTATTATGGACGAAGAGATGAGCCCCGACGAATATTTCTGTGAAGAGTGTCGCAAGGACTTGCATAAGATCCAAGGCGAATCGAACGG ACAACGCTCTTCAACCTACCTTCCCGTCGCACCGCTCGCCACCCTCTCCCCGGCCCCATCCTCTCCAGCCTCCTCCCGAGATACGTCACGGCGCTCCAAAGACCCCAAGTTGCGGCTCAGTGAGGGCGCTATGTCAAGTACGAAGCGGCGCTCCACCATGAACAGCCGCGACGCCGCCTACGATGAAGAGGAACTCATCCGACGGGCAATtgaggagagcaaggaagaTAATAAAAGCTCTGACGATGAAACCACGATTCGGCGGGGGAAACGCAGTCGAAGTGATAGCGAAGC AAACAGAGAAGGGACCAAGCGCCAACGGACAGCTTCACCATCCCCCGGTCCCGCCTCGAAACAGAATAACGCTACCTCTCTGCCTCCTTCGGACGACGAGTCCAAAGCCAAATCTACGTCGAATGGGACCCGAAGACAAAGAGCTGCGTCTCGAGGGCAGAAGGAAATGGCGAAAGAGCTAGAGGAAGTAGAGACAGAAGCTCAACGTCGCAAGGAAAGATCAAGTCGACGGAGAGGCGAAG AGTCCGAAAATGGGAGCGTATCCCCGGTCAAGCCCGCTCCAGTCGAGCCTGAACCATCACAAGCGAGCCCCATTACCCCCACACCTCAAGAACCAGCCCCAGCTCGCCAATCCACGCGCAAGTCAGGCCGTCCTGGTGCACGTCGTGGCGGCCGCGTCGGTCGCAACCAATACACGAAGGACCGGGATGTCAACGGCACTGGCACGGAGTCAGCCAACTCACCGCGCCGTGGCCAGTCGCACGATGTGGGAGGAGACTCGCCTCGGGTGGGAACCACCGGTCCCAACGGCGTACACATGAATGGCGGGGAATCAGGGCGGCCAAGCAAGCCGCGGCACATGCATCCACAGCGGACAACGATGAATGAAATGAAGCGACGCGTCGCAGCCATCTTAGAATTCATCTCGCGCATGCAGCTTGAGATGGCCGTCGCCAGCGAGAACTCCTCTACCCCTACCGGCAACGGAGACCAGGCGAATGGCTTGCTGCTGAAGAGCATGGTCGACCAGATCGAGAGCGCCATGCCGTTAGCCGCCAGCGAGGGCGGCGATTCCGGGCCTGCGACTAcagacggcgatggcgatgctCTGGCTCGCGAGAAAGACTTCAAAGAGCTAAGCAGcgtggagatgatggacgTGCTGACCCGCCATTTGCTCAAGTGGCAGCAAGAATACGGCAAGTTTGGCGAGCGGTAG